From Pleurocapsa sp. PCC 7319:
GATGACCTGGTTTGACTGCATTGTAGTCTTCATGAGAAATAACAGCTTCGGGGGATAGATATTGACCGCGATCGCGACACAACAAACGGTAATTACGGCTAATAGGAATACTAATCACCAAACGATTATGACGTAATCTCTTACCATGAAACTGACGATAATCCTGATGTTCTGCTAGCTGCTGAATAATACGGCGAGATTTGAGAACGACATTTTTGGGCAAATTTCGTAGATCAATTGAATCTTGATTGAAACTTGCTTCCCAATCTTGCTTCTGCTTTTTTTCTTGCTGCCAAATAGCATCAGCTTGAGCGCATCGATAGCAAATTTGACCAAAGCCTTTATGACCACAAGAAAATTTTTTTTTCTGCCGAACCATAATCACATAACCTCACTAAGCTCATGTGCGTTCAAATTCGATAACTTAACACGCTCGTTTTTAGCCTTAGGGTAAAGTTCCTTTTGGCATTAGCTAGCGGCTAATAGCTCTTTTGTGGATTACTCAATAATCTCATGGCTTTGTACGTTAAATACCTAATTTCAAATATTAAAGATCAACTTAAGAAATTAAAATTATCAAATTCATTGTCAGTACATTTCAACTAACCTATACATTTTGATTACTGATTCAGCTCTTAAATATGTTCAAAGAATTACTGCAATTGCTGCAAAATATGAGATTCTTGTCGCAAAATATATAGAGCAATCAGAGATGGAGTAAGGAAAAAATGCTTTCATATGCCCTGGCGATCGTCGTAGCCGTAAGTAGTTTAATCTTGTTTTCAACAGCTTTCTTAATGTCAGATATTCATCGGCAAGATGACTTTTTTTGGAGTGGGGTAGGGCTAATTTATGCTTTGGTACTGTGGTTTTGTGCCAGGAACATCACAGGAGCAGTATTGTTAGGACAAACTGCTGCTGTCGCCGTGTTGGTTTCCTCTAATTGGCAAACTCTAAAATTAAGAAAGGCGATCGCTCATCCCGAAAAAGCAGCTGAATTAAATAATTTTTCAGTCTTAAGAGCGGTTAATGATTTATTAAGCCGTAAAAAATCTCCAGCCCCAGCTGTTGTAAACGATTCAACTGCTGATAAAGTTGTAGAACAAGAAGTAGCTATTCCAGAGCAAGCATCCCCTGAAACAGCAGCACAAGAGTCAGAGAATCAAGTTACAACTAATGCAGAAAACGCTTCTGATTCTCAAGACAGGCAAGCTAACGCCGAGAAAAATAATCAATCAGGATTAATTGGTAAACTATTTGGCAGGAAGAAACAAGTTGCCATTACTGATACAAAGCTTGATGAAGTTTTAGAAGAAAAGGGACAAGAGCAAGTAACAGTAGATAAGGCTGACGATACAACTCCTGTATCAGAGGAAAAAACTACTGCACCAGCAGAAAATGTTGATCAAGTTATCCCTGTTGAGGAGAAAACAGTTGCCCAAGTAGATACTCAAAAGCCAACAGAAGATCAAGAAGTAGAACTCGCCAAACAAACGGAAATCATTGAGGAGAAGCCAGAAAATCAGGCAGAGACAATAACCTCAGAGGTAACTTCTTCTGATACTCCCCTAGCAACTAAAGAGAATCAGCTTGAAGAAAAAATAGCCAGACAAGACCATGAAGATGATGTATCTCCTAGCTCAGAAGTTAAAGTTGAGGATAACTTGGAGTCAGAAATAGCCCCACCTTCTCAGCCTGAAGTTAAGGATTTCTCTGATCCAGAAATAACTTCACCCCAAGCTTCCGAAGCAACACAAACCACTGAAACAACATCGATTCAGTCAGAAACAGCGGAAAATAATCAAGATGAATCCCCTACTATTGCCGAATCTGAGGTTAAATCAGTAGCAGAAAATAATCCTGTTGAAGTCAAAGAAAATATAGAAACAATTGACTCCAAATCGAAAGAATCACCCTTAGACTCACTAGAGACAGTAGAGGTAGCAGAAGTACTCGAAGCAGTTCCCGAAGATATTTCTACTAATCAAAATGACGATCAATCAAATATCATTGAGGTGACTACTACAGAAATAAATATAGCCACTGAATCTACAAAAACAGATCATAAACACGATCACGATTTCGGGTCTGAAGGCTCAAAGGATAGTTGATTGTTGATAGCCTAACTTTTTGTTCCACTTAATCAAGAAAATCTTTCAAGAGAATATCTAGAAAATAGCAAACAGTAAGCAAATTTTGAGTGCTGCTCTTACGAAAAAAATTCTAACACTAAATTTATTTGAGCAACTAAATTCTAGAAC
This genomic window contains:
- a CDS encoding Ycf66 family protein codes for the protein MLSYALAIVVAVSSLILFSTAFLMSDIHRQDDFFWSGVGLIYALVLWFCARNITGAVLLGQTAAVAVLVSSNWQTLKLRKAIAHPEKAAELNNFSVLRAVNDLLSRKKSPAPAVVNDSTADKVVEQEVAIPEQASPETAAQESENQVTTNAENASDSQDRQANAEKNNQSGLIGKLFGRKKQVAITDTKLDEVLEEKGQEQVTVDKADDTTPVSEEKTTAPAENVDQVIPVEEKTVAQVDTQKPTEDQEVELAKQTEIIEEKPENQAETITSEVTSSDTPLATKENQLEEKIARQDHEDDVSPSSEVKVEDNLESEIAPPSQPEVKDFSDPEITSPQASEATQTTETTSIQSETAENNQDESPTIAESEVKSVAENNPVEVKENIETIDSKSKESPLDSLETVEVAEVLEAVPEDISTNQNDDQSNIIEVTTTEINIATESTKTDHKHDHDFGSEGSKDS